In the Diceros bicornis minor isolate mBicDic1 chromosome X, mDicBic1.mat.cur, whole genome shotgun sequence genome, ATTTAATAGTAAAGCACTAAAATGGTGATTGGAAACTTATGTGTGTGAGCAAGACTTGTTCATTGTAGGATCTTGATGTTTCATTGGGGAGCCTCCCAGATGACTGTTATTTTTTCCCAGAGAGGAATTCTCTTTCCTGCCTAGGGGTTCTGTTAGTCAGCCTTCTCCAGAGAAACgtaaccaataggatgtgtgtatatatgtagaaagagatttgttataaggaatggctcacatgattatggaggctagcaagtctaaaatctgcagggtaggctagcaagctggagactcaggagtgCTGATATTCCATTTTGAGTCTACAGGCAGTCTGCTGTAGAATCAGGAAGAGCCAGTGTTGCAGATAAAatctgaaggcagtctgctggagaaTTCTCTCTTGCCTGGGGGAGGCTGGTCTTTTTGTTCTGtataggccttcaactgattgaatgagacCTACCTGCATTATGGAAGGCCATCTGCTTTTCTCAGAGTCctccaatttaaatgttaatctcatccaaaactccctcacagaaacacccagaataatgtttgaccaaatatctgggtaccccgtggcctagccaagttgacacatataaTTAACTGTCACAGGGGTATAAACCTGGCTACTAGCACTCTGGGACATAAGCACTGGAAAGGGATGGGAAAGATCCTAGTACCCTCCCTCAGCTGTGCCTGCTGAGTCCAGCTTCATCTTCAGTCCAGCTAGAACCTTGATGTTTGCCAATGTAGTGAAGGAATTTGGAGTTCTAACTGCTTCACATGTAGGCTTTCAACAATCTTcctgttttctgtccctcttgGACCTCTGCTTTTCAGAGATATCTAGTTCCTCAAATTCCTGAGCCTCTCTGGGAGTTCTCAAGCATGAATCTGCTGCTTTTAAGGCTTTTTCTGTTGCTACTTTTGAGTTTGTTTTCTCTGTTCTGCTAAGTTGGTTACTATTTGCCCATCTTCATTCTAGGTTCCAAAGTCTTGTTGAGATCTCTCATTTGCTTTGTCTCCTCTCTTGTTCTCTTTGAACTTGTGCTTTATGCCTTTTTCATTCCTCTACTTTttagtggggctttgggaggaccCAGACTTAAACACGTATGTTCAATATGCCACGTTTAACTGGAagtctccttttaaaaaaaacagagaatattAACTTTTTAACAACAAAGATAGGTTTAGTTAACTAGACAATAAGTTCTAAAGGTCTCGCCACTACTAAATATTTGCTCTACCAAAAAACATTCCAACTCAAAGGAAACACTCTGATACTAATTGATAGTGAGTACGGTGATCAGAAGATATTTCAACATAGATAAACTGGATCATTTTGATTTTgttataataaatttaatttcaagAAGCTGTTATAAAATAGGAATACTGTATTTCTAAGCCCCAGtttctgcctttttttgtgtACAGTATTTGATTCAACAAAATTGTAATATAATAAAACAATTTGGTTACGTCCTTAGAATTCATTTTAGTGGTGTGCTTTCTCTGGATAGCCAGATATCTCAAACAGAGGTATCCAGCAGTAATAACTTCTGTCATTGTAAAATTAATGTTAAGATTTGTTTCATTTATATCAAGCTGCTTGACTGCTGCATACCAGTTGTTAGATTTCCCAGTTCTCCGGGAATTCTGATAAGAAGGTATTAATATTTCCTTTGCTCTGttttcttggcttccttttttgtCCTCCTGCCTTGCTGTCTAAATCAAGAATGAGTAAACTTTGAGTCCTGAGTATGCTGCCGGTGAGAGTAAGCCATACTAGCAGGTATAACTGGTAAGCCTAAGGCATAGGGGCAGAGAAGGAGATTAaataggaagagaagaagggagaaaataTAAGGAAGAGGTAAAATAGGGGAAAAGGTcacaaaagagaagaccacagttTGGTGAGGGTTGTTTTATGAGAGTTGATTTAAATGTCTGGTTATTCattccttgattttttgaagTATCTTCCTATAGCTACATCACATAGTAAAATTAGGGTCTGAATATATATTTAATCTGtttattgttactttttttttccttacttgccacagaattgaaaattgaaaactaTTTTATTTCAGGGAATGCAGCCTCATCTCCAGGCTTTGTTGTCACTATATAAGTTCTTTGTTCCTACTTTGATTTCTGTATCTTTGCCTGTAAGGAAGAAGGTAAGGAATTAAGGAGCTATAAGTCATATTGAGAttgaaatatgttattttttattgttaatttataGATTTGGACTAAAATGTTTACAGCAGACTGTTTTAAGATCTAGCATTGTGGCACTGTTTGGGGGAATTTTTTTTAGGGATTGGCACTTCGTTTTGATTCGATTTGATGTATTTAATAGTTTcctgatcagaaaaaaaaaaactttagatgGAATTGCATGGGtgcaaaatatttcataatatactTTCAAGTAATGAAGAGTTTTAGATTTTATGTTGCTCTGAGTTGTGGGTACTTACTCTCATGTACTTTACGTCCAAATTTATAGATCTATTTTAAGAATTCAGAGAATCTATGGAAGACGGCTCTACTTGCTGTGaggcaaaggaatcaaagacctTCTCCAGAACCTTTAAAGCTGATGTTAGGTCCAGCTAATGTCCGTCCTGTAAAAAGAGTAAGTATCTAAAACCTCAAATGACTTGTGTGGACTTCTTTTATTAAACCCAAACAATAACCATTCAGATGTTGGAAGAGATTGTagatatttaaatacattttagttACCCAGGATTCTATGCAAACCACGTTCAGACTCCATTAATTAAACCACCTTAACAACTGCTTTTATATTTATAGTTTGTAGTCTGTTTAGTCCATTGATAGACTGTTTTATTATCTTTCTTCGTTAGAAATGGAATTCTCACTCAGTTATACCAGTGCTAAATTCTAGTAGCTGCAATAAAGAATGTGGAAAAAAAGGGATGAGTCTTTCTGATTATCTCAGTAGCAATGGATCATTTCCACTAGAACAGCTTAAAAGCTTCCCTCAACTCTTACAGAACATCCATTGCTTAGAGGTATGTGATTGGACCATGtgtttatttacattttccaTTTGATCTTCATGGCCTTTATTTTATCTGTTTCCTATTTGATGATTTCCTTGTTGTTCTGACCTACTTTTCAAATGCTTATGGTTGATCAGTCGTTCTGTCTTTGCAGCTGCCTTCTCAGATGGGCTCAGTACTGAACAACTCTCTGCTACTTCATTACATTAACTGTGTCAGAGATGAATCTGTCTTACTGAGGCTCTATCACTGGTTGAGTCAAACATTGCAAGAAGGtaaaaattgatatttaaaagTATTGGATGAATGAGGAAGGAACGAGATAGTGTACAAATGGGTTTCTTTTATAAGGGTACCAAATTCTAAAcagcttttatttattatttatttattttatttatttattttttttgtgaggaagatcagccctgagctaacatccatgctaatcctcctctttttgctgaggaagaccggctctgagctaacatctattaccaatcctcctcctttttttccctttttcttcccaaagccccagtagatagttgtatgtcatagttgcacatccttctagttgctgtatgtgggatgtggcctcagcatggccagagaagcagtgcatcggtgcacgcccaggatccgaacccaggccgccagcagcggagcgcgcgcgcttaaccgctaagccacgggcccggcccagtCCTTCCGTTCTTAAATTACCCCCAGCTCACCCTGATTGAAGTTTAGGGCATTCTCAAACTTTTAATTCATACATTTATAGTCTCTTGGATTACTCTGTGACATAAAGCTAATCACATTATACAGTCAGCCCTCTGTATTTGTGGGTTCTGCATCTGCGGATTCAACGAACCAAGGATTGTGTAATGTTTACATTCCATGGTTGTTGAATCCGCAGATGTGAACCTGCGGATACGGCGGCcaactaagggacttgagcatccgcgGATTTTGTTATCCTCAGGAGGGTCCTGGAACTAATCCCCCGCAGATACCGAGGGACGACTATATGTGAATTTTAccagtttattttttcctataaGCTTTCCCCCTCTATTACCAAGTTTTTGAGGAACGTCTGACTATCACCGCCACATACATGTTACTGTCTACAGTGTGAGTTGGCTAGGGTGTATAAGACTGATGGTTTGTTTATATTTGTCACTTTACAGTTGTGGTAATTATGTTTTGTAGAGTTTTTATTGTGCAACTAGATGCTTATGTTTAATATTCTGCTCCAGAATGTATTTGGTACAAGGTGAATAATTATGAACATGGAAAAGAATTTACCAGCTTCTTGGACACTATCATCAGAGCAGAGTGCTTCTTACAAGTAAGATTCCACTTGCTTTGTACACGCTCCACCACTTCTTACTAAAATTTATTTCGATATCTATTGAATACCTTTTCTTTAGTGCTTGACATCTTTTGTAAATAGTATCTGCTCAATTCAAAACTCATTATAAATAGAACTGAGTTGAACTGACGTTTGTCTTTGTACTGTTGGATTTGAAGAAAGAATTTGTTAAATTATGCAAATAAGAGGGAAAGGCCTATAATTTAAGAGAACAAACTGAAGGTGTAATTGACTACATTCAATTAATTGAATTAACCGTTAAGATAAATCTCATAGGGTTACTACCTGTGTTCCTAGAATCAAGTATATTTTGAATGTTGAATATGTTCCAGCCAATTAATTATTTGGCCTAGGTAACCCTGAGTTGTACTTTAAGCTGTAACTCAGGAATCAGTACCATCAAGAAGCCTTGACTCAACACCCCAGGTTGGGTTAGGTGTTTGTTCTGTCAGCTCCCCTAGCTCTCTTTGTTTACCTGTATCATGACACTTTCAGCATCTGTTTTTCCACACATTATGAGCTCCTGGTGGGTGGCAACCATGTCTAACTTTTCTTCATGTACAGGTGTTTAGCTTGGTACCTgatgttctcaataaatgttgactaaGTCTTAAGGATTTAGTGTGAAACCGTTGAATTGAAAGTTGGGTGTGGATGATAGTGGTGAGGATAAAGAAACGAATTTAGGTTGAATTTAGGCCTTTTTAGGTTTCCTGCTTGGGAGGATGATGGCATTCAGTGAGAAAGGGAATACAGTGGAGCAGGCTTGGAAATAAAGATGAATTTGATTTAAAAGGTGCCTGTGGGGCGTCTAAGAGGTCATATCCAGTAGGCAGGCAGATAATGAGTCTAGAGCCCAGGGATGAGATTTGGGTTAGAGATATAGATTTAGGACTCATGATATAGGTGGTGTTTTTACCTATGTTATGGATGAGATTGTCCAGAGAATTCATATTATGAGAAGAAGGTCTAGGATGGAGTCCTGCTGCATGCCACTATTTAAAGCTCagggtaataaaagaaaaaaggaaagcccTGGATCTTCTCTTTAGTGGAAACATAAGCAGCCTAGACACTCAGGCTTCTCCAGATGGAGCTTCCCAGAGTTTTGATTTGGTCTATGGCCTCTAATAAAATTCCAGCCCCATTATAACACTGGATACATTTTATTGACTGTTCAAGTGACTGCATATACTCCAAAGTAGtacaatttcatttatctttgaaaatattcCATAACTTGACTTTTTACCTTCTTTCCAATTGATGAAGTTATATGGTGTTTGAAAATTGTGTTGATAAAGATGGTACTGTGTccaaattcaaatattaatcatCTGATCCTTTTTATGAGGAAGTCTGGCACCTAAcccatggcttttattatgttgatgaCAGAAAAAGTAGTATAAATAAAACAACTATAGTACAAAAGGAGCTGGTTGTTTAGAGTAGTTATGGACTGAAGGGTTCCATATAAGGTTCTGCTATCGACTTGTGTTACAGGAGGGGTTTTATTCCTGTGAAGCATTCCTGTATAGGAGTCTTCCTCTCTGGGATGGCCTCTGTTGTCGGTCACAGTTCCTTCAGCTTGTGAGCTGGATTCCTTTTAGTAGCTTCTCTGGTATGTATCATGAAAATTTGGAGTCATTTAATTCAATGTAATATTAATTAAAAGGATCttgaataatctttttttttctaattcctaGAGGTGAAACCACTTCTTTTTGACCATCTAGCACAGTTCTTCTTTACATCAACCATTTatttcaaggtaaaaaaaaaactgtcttgCTTCGATTCAATAGGAAGTATTATTCTATGGCCGGCAGTACATGATTCAAAACCCACATTATAGCAATGGTTTTCTAACAGGATTCTCTTAGACCTGGGCTTGAGGTGCTGCATCACTCAAATCAAAGTTAACGCatagaattttctctttttaaggtTTTGTTGCATACAGCTTTCTTGAACTGTTTCCACTTACAGCAGATGACAAAGTGAATGAACAGGTGGCAAATGAGTATTAATAAACCGAGAAATACTTTACTTAGTTTGCTTCTTGTGGTTGATATTTTTTTAGATATACTTATTCATttcacaagtatttattgagcacccactatgtacAGATGCCCTTCTTGACACTGGGGTTACAGTAATaccaaagcaaacaaaactcTCTATGACATTCatactatatatttataatatagtcATTTTCTGCTAATAAAATTGTTCTAATCTTATATGGTATAATTAAAATGTTACTATTTTGGAGTGTTCTCCAAAAAGACCGCTGTGGCTTCCAGGAGTTCTACCTGACTGAGTTTGAGACCTACTTTCTTACAGAATGGTTATTTCTATTCCAAAAGGGTGACAATGTAAGTAATGtttcttttataactttttttcacCTTAAATCACTTACCGTTGGCCACGTTTACAGGAAAAATATGTTGCCCTGGTTAATGTTCGTCATAATCAAATGGCACTTTATTAAGTACCTATCACACTAACTTGGATTTGAGGTTTGTTTATATTATTTGTAACTTACTACCTGACCAATATCTTCATTCACATGACAATACACACTTCTTCTCCCCAGCTAATACATTTTCAGGAACTTCATTTTGCAGCTTTTTGTGATTCTCTTCCAATCTTCTAATTGggttgttctttgtttcttctatTATTCCACCAATCTAGAgagcataaatatttatttatttatttatttatttatttttaaattttatttatttattttttcctccaaagccccagtagatagttgtatgtcatagctgcacgtccttctagttgctgtatgtgggacgcggccccagcatggccggagaagcagtgagtcggtacgcgcccgggatccgaacccgggccgccagcagcggagcgcgcgcacttaaccgctaagccacggggccgacccgagagcataaatatttataaatattaggttgaaccatatgaaattgccatttttgtaggtTAAAGATGTTTGAcaattggcaatttcatatggtccaacttaataagtatatatacatttttatgcacatgcatatatttatatttgagcATGGTGGGTCAAGGAGAGAAAGGGATAGAGGAAGGGAAATAGACAGTGGGCTAAGAACAGAACTCAGGGGACTACTCAGTACTTAGTTCTCGGCTGAAAAGGACAGTCTATGAAGAAACCTTTTCAAGAGACGTGAAAAGAACCAGAAGAACATCAGTGTCAAGGAAGCAAAGAGAATACAGGGTGTCAACAAGGAGTGAAGGAATAATGTTGCCATATATCCCAGGAAGGTCCAGAAAGATAAGGACTGAAAAACATTTCTTTTGGAATTGATAATACAGAGGTTTTGGCTACCTTTGTGAGCGGTTTCAGTGGGGTGTAGGGGTAGAAGCTAGATTGTGGAGGTTGAGGAGTCAATGAGACGTGAAGATAAGACAATGAGTATAGACTATGTTTTAGGCTAAAAAGAAGGCTAAAACATGAAGATAAGACAATGAGTATAGACTATGTTTTAGGCTAAAACATAGGCT is a window encoding:
- the CENPI gene encoding centromere protein I isoform X3; the encoded protein is MSSQKRVKNSRAQKKSSQGSNSYQTNLSAWRVKEDLNDSKSVSKHGQNNPVEYYEHADDKAEDALQIAVRYFEKGPTKTSRSKDKTLEKHLKTVENVAWKNGLAPEGIDILLNVALSGKFGSAVSTRILKCMIPATLISEDSVVKAVSWLCVGKCSGSTKVLFYRWLVAMFDFIDHKDQINLLYGFFFASLQDDALCPYVCHLLYLLTKKENVKPFRVRKLLDLQAKMGMQPHLQALLSLYKFFVPTLISVSLPVRKKIYFKNSENLWKTALLAVRQRNQRPSPEPLKLMLGPANVRPVKRKWNSHSVIPVLNSSSCNKECGKKGMSLSDYLSSNGSFPLEQLKSFPQLLQNIHCLELPSQMGSVLNNSLLLHYINCVRDESVLLRLYHWLSQTLQEECIWYKVNNYEHGKEFTSFLDTIIRAECFLQEGFYSCEAFLYRSLPLWDGLCCRSQFLQLVSWIPFSSFSEVKPLLFDHLAQFFFTSTIYFKCSVLQSLKELLQNWLLWLSADIHMKPVMNSPL